One Tachypleus tridentatus isolate NWPU-2018 chromosome 3, ASM421037v1, whole genome shotgun sequence DNA window includes the following coding sequences:
- the LOC143246406 gene encoding uncharacterized protein LOC143246406 yields the protein MWLRSSLATFLLVVFPFGASEQHVLHRRQSSPPLPEKYSVYVKPLPSNKNHHSFSFVGEQRQPPKFSLKKLDQQKELPESSLPKYQLPLVPHFQTKKLEQSSKVQLSSPSVSKASIKLEHQELNSQSQHQFSTQIVKSQLPLTPQVQSHKNQSNQYENHPTLSPQSYSKVQTSPSLNLSIRPWPSL from the coding sequence GTCATCTTTGGCGACATTTCTGTTAGTTGTCTTTCCCTTTGGTGCTAGTGAACAACATGTACTACACCGAAGACAGTCATCACCTCCGCTTCCTGAAAAATACAGTGTTTATGTCAAACCATTGCCAAGTAACAAAAACCATCATTCGTTTTCTTTTGTTGGAGAACAAAGACAGCCTCCCAAATTTTCTCTGAAGAAGTTAGACCAACAGAAAGAACTACCTGAATCTTCTTTACCTAAGTATCAGCTGCCTTTAGTTCCTCATTTTCAGACAAAAAAACTAGAACAGTCTTCTAAAGTTCAATTGAGTAGCCCTTCAGTCTCTAAAGCATCTATTAAATTAGAACATCAGGAACTGAACAGTCAATCGCAACACCAATTTTCAACTCAAATAGTTAAATCTCAGTTGCCTCTAACACCACAAGTACAGTCACATAAGAATCAGTCCAATCAGTATGAAAATCATCCCACACTTTCCCCTCAGAGCTACTCCAAGGTACAAACTTCACCTTCCCTAAATCTCAGCATCAGACCTTGGCCCAGTCTCTAA